In Aegilops tauschii subsp. strangulata cultivar AL8/78 chromosome 3, Aet v6.0, whole genome shotgun sequence, one genomic interval encodes:
- the LOC141043027 gene encoding uncharacterized protein yields MLEKEKLAATGNNYADWVRNLRIVLRSAKKLYVLEYDLPAKPAAEAREDVQNVWATKDDDHNLVQCLMLACMSPELQKRFEFHKPLGMIRELDALYRETAKSERYDIMKALMDCKMAEGSSVGEHVVKMIGYAERLKTLEFPLPPGHMMDMLLSSLPPSYDGFVMNYNMTEMEKTPEEVLAMLKTIEGGLRKNRKQVLLVNKTASFKKKKGKPKKGKGTGTSEGAQASKE; encoded by the exons ATGTTAGAGAAAGAGAAGTTAGCTGCAACTGGAAACaactatgcggactgggtccgcaACCTAAGGATTGTCCTCAGGAGCGCTAAGAAATTGTATGTGCTAGAGTATGATCTTCCAGCTAAACCCGCGGCAGAGGCCCGGGAAGATGTACAAAATGTCTGGGCCACTAAGGATGATGATCACAACTTAGTGCAGTGCCTCATGCTAGCTTGCATGAGTCCAGagcttcaaaaacgttttgaattccATAAACCCCTTGGTATGATCCGGGAATTGGATGCTCTGTACAGGGAAACCGCAAAGTCTGAACGATATGATATCATGAAGGCTTTGATGGATTGCAAGATGGCTGAGGGTAGTTCAGTTGGCGAACACGTGGTCAAAATGATTGGCTATGCTGAAAGGCTTAAAACCCTGGAATTTCCACTTCCACCTGGCCATATGATGGACATGTTGCTTTCTTCACTCCCCCCGTCTTACGACGGTTTTGTCATGAACTACAACATGACAGAGATGGAGAAGACACCGGAAGAGGTGCTCGCCATGCTGAAAACTATAGAAGGAGGACTGCGGAAAAATCGCAAGCAAGTGTTGCTTGTGAATAAAACCGCCAGTTTCAAAAAGAAGAAAGGCAAgccaaagaagggcaagggcaccg ggaCTTCAGAAGGTGCACAAGCTAGCAAAGAATGA
- the LOC109780312 gene encoding probable phytol kinase 2, chloroplastic isoform X1: MLRLSVHPFSPASSSPLHTCLPSRPLRSPTSAALTASSSLVPPSLRRGCTAGRSRRATTMAAVISPVGSSGLVQDLVSSALTAGVAHGLFHFIQGLVERGFCDLKLNRKLMHITIGMVPLLFWPLFSSGRYARFLAALPSVINIIRTLLLGLGVRKNEVVVKILSRSRDQRFFFAGTREQREFLKAPLYYVTAIALATSVLWRTSPIAIALICNLCAGDGVADIVGRRLGKEKLPYNPKKSYAGSIAMAIAGFLASIGCMHYFHTFGFIEESWRMTFGFPVVSVAASLVQSHPNNTELDDNLTVPLASFLVGSLIL, from the exons ATGCTCCGCCTCAGCGTCCATCCCTTCTCCCCGGCTTCCTCCTCCCCGCTCCACACCTGCCTCCCATCGAGACCGCTCCGCTCacccaccagcgccgcgctgacTGCCTCCTCCTCCTTAGTGCCGCCATCCCTCCGCCGCGGCTGCACGGCTGGCCGGAGCCGGCGTGCAACGACGATGGCCGCGGTGATCTCGCCGGTGGGCAGCAGCGGCCTGGTCCAGGACCTCGTGTCCTCGGCCCTCACCGCAGGCGTCGCCCACGGCCTCTTCCATTTCATCCAGGGGCTTGTCGAGCGCGGCTTCTGCGATCTG AAACTCAATAGGAAACTTATGCACATAACTATTGGGATGGTACCCTTGCTCTTTTGGCCCCTTTTCAG CTCGGGAAGGTATGCTCGTTTCCTTGCTGCACTTCCGTCTGTGATTAATATTATAAGGACTCTTCTATTGGGGCTAGGAGTAAGGAAAAATGAAGTTGTAGTCAAAATATTGAGCCGATCTAGAGACCAAaggtttttttttgcggggactAGAGAGCAAAG GGAATTCCTCAAGGCACCACTGTACTATGTTACTGCTATAGCTTTGGCCACTTCTGTACTTTGGAGAACATCTCCGATTGCTATAGCACTTATCTGCAACTTATGCGCTGGAGATG GTGTAGCAGACATAGTGGGGAGACGTTTAGGGAAAGAAAAGCTTCCATACAACCCCAAAAAGTCATATGCTGGAAGCATAGCGATGGCTATAGCTGGTTTCTTGGCTTCAATTGG GTGCATGCATTACTTTCACACTTTTGGTTTCATTGAGGAAAGTTGGCGCATGACCTTCGGCTTCCCTGTGGTCTCCGTAGCCGCGTCACTTGTACAGTCACACCCCAACAACACTGAATTGGATGACAATTTAACTGTACCTCTCGCATCATTCCTGGTTGGTAGCCTCATTCTATGA
- the LOC109780312 gene encoding probable phytol kinase 2, chloroplastic isoform X3: MLRLSVHPFSPASSSPLHTCLPSRPLRSPTSAALTASSSLVPPSLRRGCTAGRSRRATTMAAVISPVGSSGLVQDLVSSALTAGVAHGLFHFIQGLVERGFCDLKLNRKLMHITIGMVPLLFWPLFREFLKAPLYYVTAIALATSVLWRTSPIAIALICNLCAGDGVADIVGRRLGKEKLPYNPKKSYAGSIAMAIAGFLASIGCMHYFHTFGFIEESWRMTFGFPVVSVAASLVQSHPNNTELDDNLTVPLASFLVGSLIL, translated from the exons ATGCTCCGCCTCAGCGTCCATCCCTTCTCCCCGGCTTCCTCCTCCCCGCTCCACACCTGCCTCCCATCGAGACCGCTCCGCTCacccaccagcgccgcgctgacTGCCTCCTCCTCCTTAGTGCCGCCATCCCTCCGCCGCGGCTGCACGGCTGGCCGGAGCCGGCGTGCAACGACGATGGCCGCGGTGATCTCGCCGGTGGGCAGCAGCGGCCTGGTCCAGGACCTCGTGTCCTCGGCCCTCACCGCAGGCGTCGCCCACGGCCTCTTCCATTTCATCCAGGGGCTTGTCGAGCGCGGCTTCTGCGATCTG AAACTCAATAGGAAACTTATGCACATAACTATTGGGATGGTACCCTTGCTCTTTTGGCCCCTTTTCAG GGAATTCCTCAAGGCACCACTGTACTATGTTACTGCTATAGCTTTGGCCACTTCTGTACTTTGGAGAACATCTCCGATTGCTATAGCACTTATCTGCAACTTATGCGCTGGAGATG GTGTAGCAGACATAGTGGGGAGACGTTTAGGGAAAGAAAAGCTTCCATACAACCCCAAAAAGTCATATGCTGGAAGCATAGCGATGGCTATAGCTGGTTTCTTGGCTTCAATTGG GTGCATGCATTACTTTCACACTTTTGGTTTCATTGAGGAAAGTTGGCGCATGACCTTCGGCTTCCCTGTGGTCTCCGTAGCCGCGTCACTTGTACAGTCACACCCCAACAACACTGAATTGGATGACAATTTAACTGTACCTCTCGCATCATTCCTGGTTGGTAGCCTCATTCTATGA
- the LOC109780312 gene encoding uncharacterized protein isoform X4, which yields MLRLSVHPFSPASSSPLHTCLPSRPLRSPTSAALTASSSLVPPSLRRGCTAGRSRRATTMAAVISPVGSSGLVQDLVSSALTAGVAHGLFHFIQGLVERGFCDLKLNRKLMHITIGMVPLLFWPLFRTQGIPQGTTVLCYCYSFGHFCTLENISDCYSTYLQLMRWRWCSRHSGETFRERKASIQPQKVICWKHSDGYSWFLGFNWVHALLSHFWFH from the exons ATGCTCCGCCTCAGCGTCCATCCCTTCTCCCCGGCTTCCTCCTCCCCGCTCCACACCTGCCTCCCATCGAGACCGCTCCGCTCacccaccagcgccgcgctgacTGCCTCCTCCTCCTTAGTGCCGCCATCCCTCCGCCGCGGCTGCACGGCTGGCCGGAGCCGGCGTGCAACGACGATGGCCGCGGTGATCTCGCCGGTGGGCAGCAGCGGCCTGGTCCAGGACCTCGTGTCCTCGGCCCTCACCGCAGGCGTCGCCCACGGCCTCTTCCATTTCATCCAGGGGCTTGTCGAGCGCGGCTTCTGCGATCTG AAACTCAATAGGAAACTTATGCACATAACTATTGGGATGGTACCCTTGCTCTTTTGGCCCCTTTTCAG AACACAGGGAATTCCTCAAGGCACCACTGTACTATGTTACTGCTATAGCTTTGGCCACTTCTGTACTTTGGAGAACATCTCCGATTGCTATAGCACTTATCTGCAACTTATGCGCTGGAGATG GTGTAGCAGACATAGTGGGGAGACGTTTAGGGAAAGAAAAGCTTCCATACAACCCCAAAAAGTCATATGCTGGAAGCATAGCGATGGCTATAGCTGGTTTCTTGGCTTCAATTGG GTGCATGCATTACTTTCACACTTTTGGTTTCATTGA
- the LOC109780312 gene encoding uncharacterized protein isoform X2 yields MLRLSVHPFSPASSSPLHTCLPSRPLRSPTSAALTASSSLVPPSLRRGCTAGRSRRATTMAAVISPVGSSGLVQDLVSSALTAGVAHGLFHFIQGLVERGFCDLKLNRKLMHITIGMVPLLFWPLFSSGRYARFLAALPSVINIIRTLLLGLGVRKNEVVVKILSRSRDQRFFFAGTREQRTQGIPQGTTVLCYCYSFGHFCTLENISDCYSTYLQLMRWRWCSRHSGETFRERKASIQPQKVICWKHSDGYSWFLGFNWVHALLSHFWFH; encoded by the exons ATGCTCCGCCTCAGCGTCCATCCCTTCTCCCCGGCTTCCTCCTCCCCGCTCCACACCTGCCTCCCATCGAGACCGCTCCGCTCacccaccagcgccgcgctgacTGCCTCCTCCTCCTTAGTGCCGCCATCCCTCCGCCGCGGCTGCACGGCTGGCCGGAGCCGGCGTGCAACGACGATGGCCGCGGTGATCTCGCCGGTGGGCAGCAGCGGCCTGGTCCAGGACCTCGTGTCCTCGGCCCTCACCGCAGGCGTCGCCCACGGCCTCTTCCATTTCATCCAGGGGCTTGTCGAGCGCGGCTTCTGCGATCTG AAACTCAATAGGAAACTTATGCACATAACTATTGGGATGGTACCCTTGCTCTTTTGGCCCCTTTTCAG CTCGGGAAGGTATGCTCGTTTCCTTGCTGCACTTCCGTCTGTGATTAATATTATAAGGACTCTTCTATTGGGGCTAGGAGTAAGGAAAAATGAAGTTGTAGTCAAAATATTGAGCCGATCTAGAGACCAAaggtttttttttgcggggactAGAGAGCAAAG AACACAGGGAATTCCTCAAGGCACCACTGTACTATGTTACTGCTATAGCTTTGGCCACTTCTGTACTTTGGAGAACATCTCCGATTGCTATAGCACTTATCTGCAACTTATGCGCTGGAGATG GTGTAGCAGACATAGTGGGGAGACGTTTAGGGAAAGAAAAGCTTCCATACAACCCCAAAAAGTCATATGCTGGAAGCATAGCGATGGCTATAGCTGGTTTCTTGGCTTCAATTGG GTGCATGCATTACTTTCACACTTTTGGTTTCATTGA
- the LOC109780318 gene encoding probable phytol kinase 2, chloroplastic, translating into MLSLGAHPFLLPSSSPLHTRPRSRPLCSPTSSAPIASSSSPPPSLRFLRRGCAADRSRRATTMAAVVSPGDGGLVHDLMSSGVTAAIALGLLRFFEELAKRGVCDQKLNRKLVHITIGMVFLLFWPLFSSGRYAPFFAALAPGINIIRMLLLGLGIMKNEAMVKSMSRSGDHRELLKGPLYYATTITLATSVLWRTSPIAIALVCNLCAGDGIADVVGRRFGKEKLPYNPNKSYAGSIAMAVAGFLASIGYMHYFHSFGLMEESWYMTLGFLVVSVAAALVESHPISTDLDDNLTVPLTSFLVGSLVL; encoded by the exons ATGCTCAGCCTCGGCGCCCATCCCTTCTTGCTTCCTTCCTCCTCCCCACTCCACACTCGCCCCCGATCGAGACCCCTCTGCTCACCCACCAGCTCCGCGCCgatcgcctcctcctcctcaccgccGCCCTCCCTCCGCTTCCTCCGCCGCGGCTGCGCCGCCGACCGGAGCCGGAGAGCGACGACGATGGCCGCGGTAGTCTCCCCGGGGGACGGCGGCCTGGTCCACGACCTCATGTCCTCAGGCGTCACCGCGGCCATCGCCCTCGGCCTCCTCCGCTTCTTCGAGGAGCTCGCCAAGCGCGGCGTCTGCGACCAG AAACTGAATAGGAAACTTGTGCACATAACTATTGGGATGGTATTCTTGCTCTTTTGGCCTCTTTTCAG CTCTGGAAGGTATGCTCCTTTCTTTGCTGCACTTGCACCAGGGATTAATATTATAAGGATGCTTCTATTGGGGCTAGGAATAATGAAAAATGAAGCTATGGTCAAATCAATGAGCCGATCTGGAGACCACAG GGAACTTCTCAAGGGACCACTGTATTATGCTACTACTATAACTTTGGCCACGTCTGTATTATGGAGAACATCTCCAATTGCTATAGCACTTGTCTGCAACTTGTGCGCTGGAGATG GTATAGCAGACGTAGTTGGGAGACGCTTTGGAAAAGAAAAGCTTCCATACAACCCCAACAAGTCATATGCAGGAAGCATAGCGATGGCTGTGGCTGGTTTCTTGGCTTCAATCGG GTACATGCATTACTTCCACAGTTTCGGTCTCATGGAGGAGAGCTGGTACATGACCTTGGGCTTCCTTGTGGTTTCTGTAGCCGCGGCACTTGTAGAGTCACACCCCATCAGCACTGACCTGGATGACAATTTAACCGTTCCTTTGACATCATTCCTAGTCGGTAGCCTCGTTCTCTGA